The nucleotide window CCTGAATATTCAAGATTACCTAGGTGACTAATAACTAATGTTGGGTCAGCTTCTTCATATAATGGTTGTCAATATTCTTTTTGCTGACTATCTCTTCCTCCTATATGTGCAGCCATTGGTGCCATATTGTCGGCAACTGATTCAGTTTGCACACTGCAGGTGCAGCTGATTATCCCTTCCTCATACTAATTTAGATATGGGTGTCAACATACGTCATTAATCCATGATTGTTTTCTCTTGTCAAAGGTTCTCAGTCAAGATGAAACACCATTACTTTACAGTATTGTATTCGGTGAGGGAGTGGTGAATGATGCCACCTCTATTGTGCTTTTCAATGCAGTCCAAACACTTAACTTCAGCGATATTGATATTCTTACAGCATTAAAGTTGTTGGGAACCTTCCTTTACCTCTTCTTCACCAGTACTGCTCTTGGTATAGCAGTAAGTTGTTTCttcatttcctctctctctctctctctttttaaaaaaatttctttcagCTGTTCTAGTTGCTGTACATCAAAGTGCACTGTTAATAACCAAGCATAAATAAAGGTCAGGAATTGCATTGTTCTGGATTGTAAAAGCATAAGCTAAAATGTTAACTTGTGCAATACGTATAAAGACATGTCGTGGACTTCTATTTCTTTTGCATGGAAAAGGGCAGTGTTCATCCTTTCATAGGTACACTGAAGAAAGACTTGAGATTTTGACAGTTCTGTTCAGAACCGTAGCAAGCAAAACAAATTCTTCTGATATTTTCTAACACAGCTTcacttctttctttcatttataaattttttattgatgggGTACAACTAAACATTTGCATGCATATGTGAATGTTCATATCTACGTGGTCTAAACCCAGGTGAATTTTCACATTTGAACTGAATTATTTTCCCAAAAGCATTGAAGAATTCTGTCATTTGTTTGAATCAACAACTATTACATTGTTTCACCAGTTTTCAGCTCATTTAAATATTTCCTTTTATAGACTTTTGAGCTCATAGGTTTGCAACTTACTATCAAATCGGTCTTATTTTGGTGTCTTATTGGCTAGGTAAATCTTAATACGCTGTTTATTGGAAAATTTCTGTTGATCTATCTTATAACTTGCTCTATGGTAATGTTTCAGGCTGGTCTTATCAGTGCTTTTATCATTAAGACACTTTACTTTGGAAGGTACAAACTAATGCATTACGCCTCTTTGTTCACAAAATTAATTGTTGCACTGTCTCTTCtacgtttttctttttattgtttccGTAATTTATCACCGTTCCATGCGGTTCCTTAGTGGTAATATTGGATCTCTGCCTCTCTATACCCCCTGAGGGCCTGACATAATGTGTGGTCATCCTGTCAGGTAAAATTGATGGATTTGAATCCCCAATTGCATCACTTTGAATTGgcatattattcataaataggTTCAAAATAGTTGCAACTCAAGTTTCAAATAAGAGTTGGATAACTTGAGGAATAACGCGTACAATGATTCATatagaaagaaaaggaagctTAAAAGTTAATTGCAGTGTGGAATTATATCTTTCCTACACATGGATAAGTTTCCAACTTCTAGTTGAGCTACACAACATCAGTCTGTGACCAAGGAAATTCTTGTACCTCTATCCTCACATCGTCTTTTCCTTGTCAGTAACTACAATTTATCTAGTTGTCCATTCTCAAAAGTTGTACTCTCGTCTCCTTTTTGCCAACAAGCTCTATGTCTCTGTCCAGGATCTGATTCCTAATATCTTCAAACGTGTGCAAATAATGTAGCTTCTCTCCCTggatgaaaataattacaaGCTTGTTTTACCTAAATGCCTAAATAATCATTAAAAGTTGGAAAAAACAATGTAGCTAAAGGGGAGTGGTAAAAGAAAGTAAGGCCAAAGATTTAACAGCATCCATTCTCCAAGTTGAGATAAATGGCAAACAAGGAGTACTGTAGTCAACCCCATCTAGAAATCTGCCTCTTGTTGTTCTGGATCACATACTACTCTAGTAAATTAGCTTCTCATAATcagaattttaattatatttatagggTTTTGCATTCTTGGAATGTAAGTCTGTGAATACCCTGACATTTATTGTTCTCCCACCACAGGCATTCCACAGATCGTGAAGTTGCACTCATGATGCTTATGGCTTATTTGTCATACATGTTGGCTGAGGTACCAAAGACTCGTGCTTTTTAATGgtcgcattttttttttggactccaagtatttctctttttttggtGTGGTGGTGGAGATTTCTTCCCCATTGACACAGTGGGTTAAACTTAATGTTCAATCTCCTTCGATGGCCTCACGGTGCATGACCTGTCCATCACATTATATCTTTATCTTGTGATGAATTTACATATGTTGGATGGAATTTTTGACGTTCAATTGGAACCGAATAAATTACAGTTGCTGAAAGTTCTTATTCAAGTCATGCCATAGCATCATAGCTTAACACTTGGTATAGGTATAGCTCAATGCACTATTTACGGAAGATATCAAATTCGACTgcataaatgaaaaagaaatgatatgtGATAGGAAACATAACATTTGGTCAAATCAGAATATTTGGTGACTATGGATCCATTGCTTTGTTGTGAGTATCAGTGAAATTAATaatttcctttctttcattctttctttcctGCAGCTGTTCAATCTAAGTGGGATTCTGACAATATTCTTCTGTGGCATTGTCATGTCTCACTACACATGGCACAACGTTACAGAAAGTTCAAGGATAACGACCAAGTAAGAACATAGTCCCTTTATCTGTTTTATGAGTGGATATCTGTATCATAAACCCAGATGACTGTTATCAGGAAAttgtaattgtaaattgtaaagtGGTCATATTATTGAGAAGCCCCAACCACAGCTGTTAAAATTACTAGTAGTGTGGACATGAAGGAAAACAATGCCTACAAGAAGAGAAAATCCCAAAATCTATTAGTCTTTCTGTTCTTTGTGTGGAGAGACAGTCATTTTGGGGAATATGAGGTTCCATATTCTCAGTGTACATGGAAAAATATATCTCCATTTTGTTTAACTTCTACTATTTCAACCAAGTCCATCCCTATTCATTGTAAAAAATCATCCTTACGCTCCTTAGAAACCTAGAGAAGGGTGTATTAAGTAATAAATGCTTGTAAAACTCAATAACTATGCTAATGACTAAAACTAGTCCAtaagcaccaaaaaaaaaaaaaaatcacagctaACAAATTGTACAGATGAGTACAAAAGAACCAGATCTTGGGTGTGACGGGAAAAGAATGTAATCTGTCAGTGTGAAATAGATAAGCACGAAAGAAAGGGTACTTGGTGGCAAACTGTGATTTTGACTCCCTGGTCATAATTCCTACTTGGATGAGTTAAATATTCTAGTAAGTTGGATCAACATCTAACGAGTTGGGCTGTAAAGACAATAACCATGAGtgagttttatttgaaaaatgagttctATTGAAAAATCCTAACTTCCAAATGGTTTTATGATTTCAGGCATGCATTTGCAACAATTTCGTTTATTGCAgaaacttttctatttctgtaTGTTGGTATGGATGCCTTGGACattgaaaaatggaaagaaagcaAAGCAAGGTAAATTTACAACTTTTCTCCTTCACATTATATAGCTCAATGTTAGTTGCCAGTTTGAATATTGTTACAGATGAAGTGAAATGAGACTTACCACATTCAGATCTTCGGTGTCCTGAATGCTCTGCCAATGCCATAAAAATGTGTTGCTGATATGTGCGTTTTAAGTGTTGCCATTATCCTTCAGAGAGCATAAGACCTAAGACATTGTTTTTCCTGTGGTTGgacattataatattaaatttcatGTATAACTAGTATTGCTCTCTTTTCTTCAGTGCAGGAACTTCGCTTGCTGTCAGTTCAACACTGCTTGCATTAGTGTTGGTTGGAAGAGCAGCATTCGTGTTCCCTATTgccaatattacaaatttaatgaaaaagagagaaaatacaAAGATTGAGTTTCGACAACAGGTAATAACTACAGGCACTCAAGCACTTGGCTATTGCTAGTTTATTCTAGGTAAAATTCTgctaacattttaaaatatcagTTCATAATATGGTGGGCAGGCCTAATGAGAGGTGCAGTGACTATTGCCTTGTCCTATAATCAGGTAAGTTGATGGAATTTCAAGTCCactatgtttgaattatttgttCCTTTGCAGATATTGAATTGTGCAATTACATGCAGTTTGCGAGTTCTGACGACACATCAATGCAAGATAGTGCACTAATGATCACCTGCACTATAATT belongs to Juglans regia cultivar Chandler chromosome 8, Walnut 2.0, whole genome shotgun sequence and includes:
- the LOC109004545 gene encoding sodium/hydrogen exchanger 1-like isoform X1 translates to MTVVETIEVLSPVLQGSSSSFLSTGTIIALTGFFALLCACIVIGHLLEENLWANESIISLVLGLCSGLVVLLVTKFENSHILTFSEDLFFLYLLPPIIFNAGFQVKKKQFFKNFTTIFLFGVFGTMISFCIISLGAYFLFKRVGVANLNIQDYLAIGAILSATDSVCTLQVLSQDETPLLYSIVFGEGVVNDATSIVLFNAVQTLNFSDIDILTALKLLGTFLYLFFTSTALGIAAGLISAFIIKTLYFGRHSTDREVALMMLMAYLSYMLAELFNLSGILTIFFCGIVMSHYTWHNVTESSRITTKHAFATISFIAETFLFLYVGMDALDIEKWKESKASAGTSLAVSSTLLALVLVGRAAFVFPIANITNLMKKRENTKIEFRQQFIIWWAGLMRGAVTIALSYNQFASSDDTSMQDSALMITCTIIVVLFSTVVFGSITKPLIGAVLLRHAKPTISDATDLPSQEDLNILFLESGDSSEQTNNPPTRKNSLRLLISNPTYTVHYWWRKFDDKCMRPVFGGRGFVPFVPSSPTGARDETS
- the LOC109004545 gene encoding sodium/hydrogen exchanger 1-like isoform X2; this encodes MTVVETIEVLSPVLQGSSSSFLSTGTIIALTGFFALLCACIVIGHLLEENLWANESIISLVLGLCSGLVVLLVTKFENSHILTFSEDLFFLYLLPPIIFNAGFQVKKKQFFKNFTTIFLFGVFGTMISFCIISLAIGAILSATDSVCTLQVLSQDETPLLYSIVFGEGVVNDATSIVLFNAVQTLNFSDIDILTALKLLGTFLYLFFTSTALGIAAGLISAFIIKTLYFGRHSTDREVALMMLMAYLSYMLAELFNLSGILTIFFCGIVMSHYTWHNVTESSRITTKHAFATISFIAETFLFLYVGMDALDIEKWKESKASAGTSLAVSSTLLALVLVGRAAFVFPIANITNLMKKRENTKIEFRQQFIIWWAGLMRGAVTIALSYNQFASSDDTSMQDSALMITCTIIVVLFSTVVFGSITKPLIGAVLLRHAKPTISDATDLPSQEDLNILFLESGDSSEQTNNPPTRKNSLRLLISNPTYTVHYWWRKFDDKCMRPVFGGRGFVPFVPSSPTGARDETS